Proteins from one Amycolatopsis benzoatilytica AK 16/65 genomic window:
- a CDS encoding lambda exonuclease family protein, with product MSLTEFPDVIQGSDEWHEQRRGIVTASVVGQLVTPKTMKIAANDKSRSIVAQLVAERITGYTDPTYIGDDMLRGVEDELRARDLYAEFYKRPVREVGFLLRKETAWQIGYSPDGLVGEVGLIEVKSRRSKLHLRTILDDEVPAEYMAQCQAGLLVSGREWLDFISFSGGMPMWHKRVYPDPLWHKAIIAAAEQFEATAAEMTADYLAKTEGLPATERTPDFMELTI from the coding sequence GTGAGCCTCACCGAATTCCCGGACGTGATCCAGGGCTCCGACGAATGGCACGAACAGCGCCGGGGAATCGTCACAGCGTCCGTCGTCGGCCAGCTCGTCACGCCGAAAACAATGAAGATCGCTGCCAACGACAAGAGCCGCAGCATCGTCGCGCAGCTCGTCGCCGAACGCATCACCGGCTACACCGACCCCACCTACATCGGGGACGACATGCTCCGCGGCGTCGAGGACGAACTGCGGGCACGCGACCTGTACGCCGAATTCTACAAGCGCCCCGTCCGCGAGGTCGGTTTCCTTCTGCGCAAGGAAACCGCTTGGCAGATCGGCTACTCGCCCGACGGTCTCGTCGGCGAAGTCGGCCTGATCGAGGTGAAATCGCGCCGCTCCAAGCTGCACCTGCGCACGATCCTCGACGACGAGGTGCCCGCCGAGTACATGGCGCAATGCCAAGCCGGGCTGCTCGTCTCCGGGCGTGAGTGGCTCGACTTCATCTCGTTCTCCGGCGGAATGCCGATGTGGCACAAGCGCGTGTACCCGGACCCGTTGTGGCACAAGGCGATCATCGCCGCAGCCGAGCAGTTCGAGGCCACGGCAGCGGAAATGACCGCGGACTACCTGGCCAAAACCGAAGGACTTCCCGCGACCGAGCGGACTCCCGACTTCATGGAGTTGACGATCTGA
- a CDS encoding SAP domain-containing protein gives MPEDHRALYEAGTVADLAAELNSRGLSAKGDKPDLVDRLLEHDAAQAPADPGGDQPPADDSDGEICGACWPEGWPGDDSAATCAHGSWTRA, from the coding sequence ATGCCGGAAGACCACCGCGCCCTCTACGAAGCGGGCACCGTCGCCGATCTCGCTGCCGAGCTCAACTCGCGCGGCCTGTCGGCGAAGGGCGACAAGCCGGACCTCGTCGACCGGCTGCTCGAACACGACGCCGCGCAGGCACCTGCCGATCCGGGCGGTGACCAGCCGCCTGCTGACGACTCGGACGGCGAGATCTGCGGCGCCTGCTGGCCGGAAGGGTGGCCCGGCGACGACTCCGCCGCCACCTGCGCGCACGGCAGCTGGACCCGGGCGTAA
- a CDS encoding phage minor head protein, which yields MGKRRKQGRRPPQTVRRGGLGIPDAAKANIPTAAQGARDASTAVASMTQRGRGQIQPGYEQQALPRPDIWYQNPFGPGLPSIPVGIDAPRPDTGRPEPRIFEYSVGWNLPGKHNRLLPWKLLRDAADFIPLFRRCIGIRQDRIGALDWGVRLTKTAIQNAERDNPGTPRVELERKLRDENAAAIERCEAFWQMPDRRNRRGWNAWLRILLEEVFVGDALSIYPVYTYGGDLHSLEILDGTTIKPLLDERGGRPQPPFPAFQQILWGYPRRDLSMEVDADGGTGPLMPSDQLIYEPRNQRVWTPYGHSAVEQALSDGELYMHRHRWMTLEYTAGSMPTSLFEVAADAGLSPQQVAELERYFNDLHAGDSAQRQHVNFLPPGIVPSREGGGVAERYKPDYDLHLIKLVASHFDTTLPELGFTETNGLGSSGFHEGQENVQDRKDQSLIKWLKRLLTDVTRTQLGAPDELEFYFLGLDDEDEAAADDVEQGRLNGGVITLNERRDRLGLPRYEFDEADMPALFTQRGLVFLEGASSLEPAGTFITPPQAPPGSPNPNTAAIQADETGAAGDQDGDANPAEPEPAQQKPPTNAAGTEAAKKAELAAYRKFAAKGTRAREFRWQHHTPAEVDAIKAGGVDPKGPVAKEWPGWKVDQAAAKLWGKRISAALTRAVDAQTIAADWRHARKAAPIYPGQVDAQSWLAQNGVTVTATLRGVLRDVYTDGYLIGDRSAAALLANVEPDWGSWTPGDTEAALDLLAGDTSLQALLEQADVTITSIAAHRMDALALELARAVENGDSADTLAANLARVLDDPRWARMVATTELNRAMSSATLNRYARNGIEAAYWMTAEDERVCPDCTGNEDAGAIPLSQPFPSGSYQPPAHPDCRCALAPMVVDISEVDTAGLSAADLEES from the coding sequence GTGGGCAAGCGCCGCAAGCAAGGCCGTCGACCGCCGCAGACCGTCCGTCGCGGCGGCCTCGGCATCCCCGACGCGGCGAAGGCGAACATCCCCACCGCCGCGCAGGGCGCACGCGACGCCTCCACCGCGGTCGCCTCGATGACGCAGCGAGGCCGCGGCCAGATCCAGCCCGGCTACGAACAGCAGGCGCTGCCGCGCCCGGACATCTGGTACCAGAACCCGTTCGGGCCCGGTCTGCCGTCGATCCCGGTCGGCATCGACGCGCCCCGCCCGGACACGGGGCGCCCCGAGCCGCGGATCTTCGAATACTCGGTCGGCTGGAACCTGCCGGGCAAGCACAACCGGCTGCTGCCGTGGAAGCTGCTGCGCGACGCCGCCGACTTCATCCCGCTGTTCCGGCGTTGCATCGGGATCCGGCAGGACCGGATCGGCGCGCTCGACTGGGGCGTGCGGCTCACCAAAACCGCGATCCAGAACGCTGAACGCGACAACCCCGGCACGCCGCGGGTCGAGCTGGAGCGGAAGCTCCGCGACGAGAACGCCGCCGCGATCGAACGCTGCGAGGCGTTCTGGCAGATGCCGGACCGTCGCAACCGGCGCGGCTGGAACGCGTGGCTGCGGATTCTCCTCGAGGAAGTGTTCGTCGGGGACGCTCTCTCGATCTACCCCGTGTACACCTACGGCGGAGACCTGCACTCGCTGGAAATCCTCGACGGCACCACGATCAAACCGCTGCTCGACGAGCGCGGCGGCCGGCCGCAGCCGCCGTTCCCGGCGTTCCAGCAGATCCTGTGGGGTTACCCGCGGCGGGACCTGAGCATGGAGGTCGACGCGGACGGCGGCACCGGACCGTTGATGCCGTCCGACCAGCTGATTTACGAGCCGCGGAATCAGCGGGTGTGGACCCCGTACGGGCACAGCGCGGTCGAGCAGGCCCTGTCGGACGGTGAGCTGTACATGCACCGGCACCGGTGGATGACGCTCGAATACACCGCGGGCAGCATGCCGACGTCGCTGTTCGAGGTCGCGGCGGACGCGGGGTTGTCGCCGCAGCAGGTCGCGGAGCTGGAGCGGTATTTCAACGACCTGCACGCAGGCGACAGCGCGCAGCGGCAGCATGTGAACTTCCTGCCGCCGGGGATCGTGCCAAGCAGGGAAGGCGGCGGGGTCGCCGAACGGTACAAGCCGGACTACGACCTGCACCTGATCAAGCTCGTCGCGTCGCACTTCGACACGACGCTGCCGGAGCTCGGGTTCACCGAGACGAACGGGCTCGGGTCGTCGGGTTTCCACGAGGGCCAGGAAAACGTCCAGGACCGCAAAGATCAGTCCCTGATCAAATGGTTGAAGCGGCTCCTCACCGACGTCACTCGCACCCAGCTCGGCGCGCCTGACGAACTGGAGTTCTACTTCCTCGGCCTGGATGACGAGGACGAAGCCGCCGCGGACGACGTCGAGCAGGGACGCCTGAACGGCGGCGTCATCACCCTGAACGAGCGGCGCGACCGGCTCGGCCTGCCGCGCTACGAGTTCGACGAGGCGGACATGCCCGCCCTGTTCACGCAGCGCGGCCTCGTGTTCCTCGAAGGCGCGTCGAGCCTGGAGCCGGCGGGGACGTTCATCACGCCGCCGCAGGCGCCGCCGGGCTCGCCGAACCCGAACACCGCGGCGATCCAAGCCGACGAAACCGGTGCCGCGGGGGACCAGGACGGGGATGCGAACCCGGCCGAGCCCGAACCGGCGCAGCAGAAACCGCCGACGAACGCCGCCGGGACCGAGGCGGCCAAGAAAGCGGAGCTGGCGGCGTACCGAAAGTTCGCGGCGAAGGGCACGCGGGCGCGGGAGTTCCGGTGGCAGCACCACACCCCGGCCGAGGTCGACGCGATCAAGGCAGGTGGTGTCGACCCAAAAGGCCCGGTGGCCAAGGAATGGCCAGGGTGGAAGGTCGACCAGGCGGCCGCGAAGCTGTGGGGGAAACGCATTTCGGCGGCTTTGACTAGGGCAGTGGACGCCCAGACCATCGCAGCTGACTGGCGGCATGCCCGGAAAGCAGCCCCGATCTACCCCGGCCAGGTCGACGCACAGTCCTGGCTGGCGCAGAACGGGGTCACGGTCACCGCGACCCTCCGCGGCGTGCTGCGGGACGTCTACACCGACGGCTACCTGATCGGGGACCGGTCCGCGGCCGCGCTGCTCGCCAACGTCGAACCCGACTGGGGATCGTGGACGCCGGGGGACACCGAAGCCGCACTCGACCTTCTCGCCGGGGACACGTCGCTGCAAGCCTTGCTCGAGCAAGCCGACGTGACGATCACCTCGATCGCGGCTCATCGGATGGACGCGCTCGCGCTGGAGCTGGCGCGCGCGGTGGAGAACGGCGACAGCGCCGACACGCTCGCCGCGAACCTCGCCCGGGTGCTCGACGATCCGCGGTGGGCGCGGATGGTCGCCACCACCGAACTGAACCGGGCCATGTCGTCGGCCACCCTCAACCGGTACGCGCGCAACGGGATCGAAGCCGCGTACTGGATGACCGCCGAAGACGAACGGGTGTGCCCGGACTGCACCGGCAACGAAGACGCCGGCGCGATCCCGCTGTCCCAGCCGTTCCCGTCCGGCTCGTATCAACCCCCCGCGCACCCGGACTGCCGGTGCGCATTGGCCCCGATGGTCGTGGACATCAGCGAAGTAGACACCGCCGGACTCTCGGCGGCGGACCTGGAGGAATCATGA
- a CDS encoding helix-turn-helix domain-containing protein, which translates to MAILTGVRARRQRTGVKSGAFAKLAGYSRAAMISIENGTRPASPEGTVRIAAALTDLGVPTEPGELDGTVPDDPPKQPKREPTAPPKRQDREPSKGPRRIPNGAAA; encoded by the coding sequence ATGGCCATCCTCACTGGAGTCCGAGCCCGCAGGCAGCGCACCGGCGTCAAGTCCGGCGCGTTCGCCAAGCTGGCCGGCTACAGCCGGGCCGCGATGATCAGCATCGAGAACGGCACCCGGCCCGCCTCCCCCGAAGGCACTGTGCGCATCGCCGCCGCACTCACCGACCTCGGCGTCCCTACCGAGCCGGGCGAACTCGACGGCACCGTCCCCGACGACCCGCCGAAGCAGCCCAAGCGGGAACCGACTGCCCCGCCGAAACGACAGGACCGCGAACCGTCCAAGGGCCCGCGGCGAATCCCGAACGGCGCGGCGGCATGA
- a CDS encoding helix-turn-helix domain-containing protein, whose amino-acid sequence MEALGAQLAKLRTDQNMPRQDQLATASGVGVRTISDIETGKKIPRVTTMRKIEAALNLPEGATDDFMDYAIDKLVPKSAGSDLYPAEVYEREPRGEVEHEMLAIRGETDDVKWSYIIDRRKRLFDEKRRDVRRG is encoded by the coding sequence ATGGAGGCACTCGGCGCGCAACTGGCGAAGCTCCGCACCGACCAGAACATGCCGCGACAGGACCAGCTCGCGACTGCATCCGGCGTCGGCGTCCGCACCATCTCCGACATCGAAACCGGCAAGAAGATCCCGCGCGTGACCACCATGCGGAAGATCGAGGCAGCGCTGAATCTGCCCGAAGGCGCGACCGACGACTTCATGGACTACGCGATCGACAAACTCGTCCCGAAATCGGCCGGCTCCGATCTCTACCCCGCCGAGGTCTACGAACGCGAACCGCGCGGCGAGGTCGAGCACGAGATGCTCGCGATCCGCGGCGAGACGGACGACGTGAAGTGGTCCTACATCATCGACCGACGCAAACGCCTGTTCGACGAGAAGCGCCGCGACGTTAGGCGAGGCTAA
- a CDS encoding helix-turn-helix domain-containing protein, with translation MATGLEPCDRFEWERVVRRLGLPMRLKLVALTLATYADKDGSRVRPGVNALAAVTGQGESTVRRLLAALRESGLIEQVSRGGGRAGHGKATEYRLTLPADVDGLVLLPPSEVAPLPMASGQSDAAPLPRESAETNAEPLAQESAQSEPSPVDNPETPLAIESGDCGQSPVDNSVSALAQESGQSEAHEPIDRSENTVTDRLTARYDGLTARSSERLPDQEHQPPKSDQPCSPDPTQPQTAREPDPNPIELRPRNCAHGLPAHRDATGTPTCPLCRRGLPATEEP, from the coding sequence ATGGCGACTGGGCTGGAGCCGTGCGACCGGTTCGAGTGGGAACGCGTTGTGCGCCGTCTCGGGCTGCCGATGCGGTTGAAGCTCGTCGCGCTCACGCTCGCCACGTACGCCGACAAGGACGGCAGCCGTGTCCGGCCCGGGGTGAACGCTCTCGCCGCGGTTACGGGGCAGGGGGAGAGCACGGTGCGCCGGTTGCTGGCGGCGCTGCGGGAGTCGGGTCTGATCGAGCAGGTGTCGCGGGGCGGCGGCCGCGCGGGGCACGGCAAGGCGACCGAGTACCGGCTGACGCTCCCGGCCGATGTGGACGGTCTCGTTCTTCTGCCGCCGTCCGAGGTTGCACCGCTCCCGATGGCGAGCGGTCAATCGGACGCCGCACCGCTCCCTAGGGAGAGCGCTGAAACGAACGCTGAACCGCTCGCCCAGGAGAGCGCCCAATCGGAACCGTCCCCTGTGGACAACCCGGAAACTCCGCTCGCCATAGAGAGCGGTGATTGTGGACAGTCCCCTGTGGACAACTCGGTTTCAGCGCTCGCCCAGGAGAGCGGCCAATCCGAGGCGCACGAACCGATTGACCGCTCGGAAAACACTGTTACCGACCGATTGACCGCTCGCTACGACGGATTGACCGCTCGCAGCTCCGAGCGACTACCAGATCAAGAACACCAACCACCTAAAAGCGACCAACCTTGTAGTCCCGACCCAACGCAACCACAGACCGCGCGCGAACCCGACCCGAACCCGATCGAACTCCGGCCGAGGAACTGCGCACACGGCCTCCCCGCCCACCGCGACGCCACCGGCACACCCACCTGCCCCCTCTGCCGCCGCGGACTCCCCGCCACGGAGGAACCATGA
- a CDS encoding DUF2303 family protein, with protein sequence MEYDTDTPTGALIADLSRRVEANDAALASYNVVQDGPILARTARQDERLETVNLEKWLPEPTRARGTVTLHDPGDFTIYTERLCNAGTTVFGEEDRARFTAVFNDHQENGGGEDEPVAGWRDHTAVLQLQTDPDWSRFLAVDRKYLSQLDFAEFLSDNASAFVEPDGATLLEVATHFRAHKKAEFHEAVNLDTGDVQLTYNEETATKTTAGQVAVPRELVVRLTPFLGYPPVDVRARLRYSIDGGRLQMGFVLQRPDLVKREAFAQIRNGIADQLTETHDVPVLLGTPPASTVPQS encoded by the coding sequence GTGGAATACGACACCGACACTCCGACCGGCGCACTGATCGCCGATCTTTCCCGCCGCGTCGAGGCGAACGACGCCGCGCTCGCGTCCTACAACGTCGTGCAGGACGGCCCGATCCTCGCACGCACCGCCCGCCAGGACGAGCGGCTCGAAACCGTCAACCTGGAGAAGTGGCTGCCCGAACCGACCCGGGCGCGCGGCACCGTCACCCTGCACGACCCGGGCGACTTCACCATCTATACGGAACGGCTCTGCAACGCCGGAACCACCGTGTTCGGCGAAGAGGACCGTGCCCGCTTCACCGCGGTGTTCAACGACCACCAGGAAAACGGCGGCGGCGAAGACGAGCCGGTGGCCGGCTGGCGGGACCATACCGCGGTGCTGCAGCTGCAGACCGACCCGGACTGGTCGAGGTTCCTCGCCGTTGACCGGAAGTACCTCAGCCAGCTGGACTTCGCCGAGTTCCTTTCGGACAACGCCTCGGCGTTCGTCGAGCCGGACGGCGCGACGCTGCTGGAGGTCGCCACCCACTTCCGCGCGCACAAGAAAGCCGAGTTCCACGAGGCAGTCAACCTCGACACCGGCGACGTGCAGCTCACTTACAACGAGGAGACCGCGACCAAGACGACGGCCGGGCAGGTCGCCGTTCCGCGCGAGCTCGTCGTCCGGCTGACGCCGTTCCTCGGCTACCCGCCGGTGGATGTCCGGGCCCGGCTCCGCTACAGCATCGACGGCGGCCGGCTTCAGATGGGCTTCGTGCTCCAGCGGCCGGACCTGGTGAAGCGCGAGGCGTTCGCGCAGATCCGCAACGGCATCGCCGACCAGCTCACCGAGACGCACGACGTGCCGGTGCTGCTCGGCACGCCGCCCGCGTCGACCGTCCCGCAGTCCTGA
- a CDS encoding IDEAL domain-containing protein: protein MGSDPASIRWLLSRIDRALDVGNRRIFMELTGQLKAAKTKTRQRKDGTA from the coding sequence ATGGGCAGCGACCCGGCCTCGATCCGGTGGCTGCTCTCCCGCATCGACCGCGCGCTCGACGTCGGCAACCGCCGCATCTTCATGGAACTCACCGGCCAGCTGAAAGCCGCGAAAACCAAGACCCGACAGCGGAAGGACGGAACCGCATGA
- a CDS encoding tyrosine-type recombinase/integrase: MPDIDLRPLLSSWQLHLRSERKSPRTLDAYTMGVTQFFAYCDREDVPLVLDHLTVKAFVADLLERGAEASTAVNRLSALRRFSAWLTDEGELDRDDLIGVKRPKVDNKVVPRLTDDECTALVNACKGKTFRDRRDEAIVRIMLETTVRAGEVCGMNVDDVNLQRGLLIVRGKGGKERFVPFGPQTALSIDRYLRMRRSHRDAASPALWLGGRGDGRFRYHGLYCALEKRAEAAGIEHFHPHLTRHTASQRWLAAGGSEGGLMAIAGWTRRDMLDRYTQATASDRAAQESRGLNLGDL; encoded by the coding sequence GTGCCCGACATCGACCTGAGACCCCTTCTCTCCTCCTGGCAACTGCACCTCCGATCCGAACGGAAATCCCCCCGCACCCTCGACGCGTACACCATGGGCGTCACCCAGTTCTTCGCCTACTGCGACCGCGAGGACGTGCCGCTGGTCCTCGACCACCTGACCGTCAAAGCGTTCGTCGCGGACCTCCTCGAGCGCGGCGCCGAGGCCTCCACCGCCGTGAATCGGCTCTCCGCCCTCCGCCGCTTCTCCGCATGGCTTACCGACGAGGGCGAGCTCGACCGGGACGACCTCATCGGCGTCAAACGCCCCAAGGTCGACAACAAGGTCGTGCCCCGCCTCACCGACGACGAATGCACTGCCCTCGTCAACGCCTGCAAGGGAAAGACATTCCGCGACCGCCGCGACGAAGCGATCGTCCGGATCATGCTCGAAACCACCGTCCGCGCCGGCGAGGTGTGCGGCATGAACGTCGACGACGTCAACCTGCAACGCGGGCTCCTGATCGTGCGCGGGAAAGGCGGGAAGGAACGGTTCGTGCCGTTCGGGCCTCAGACGGCGTTGTCGATCGACCGGTACCTGCGGATGCGGCGCTCGCATCGCGATGCGGCGTCTCCTGCACTGTGGCTCGGTGGGCGCGGCGACGGCCGCTTTCGATACCACGGCCTGTACTGCGCGCTGGAGAAGCGTGCCGAGGCGGCGGGGATCGAGCACTTCCATCCGCACCTCACGCGGCACACTGCGTCGCAGCGGTGGCTGGCAGCCGGGGGCAGTGAGGGCGGTTTGATGGCGATCGCGGGATGGACGCGCCGCGACATGCTGGACCGTTATACGCAGGCGACGGCGTCGGACCGCGCCGCCCAGGAGTCGCGGGGCCTGAATCTCGGCGACCTGTAA